A section of the Verrucomicrobiota bacterium genome encodes:
- a CDS encoding YkgJ family cysteine cluster protein, with translation MTWIAGSFTFSAMPDAYECQRCTACCQWPGQVKITGAEIARLASFFGVSEDEFIQNHTRLQADRKGLALLEKENGECVYLNGQECVIEAVKPQQCRDFPNRWNFPGFEQVCRARVVRKGE, from the coding sequence TTTTCAGCCATGCCGGATGCTTATGAATGCCAGCGATGCACCGCCTGTTGCCAATGGCCAGGCCAGGTGAAGATTACCGGGGCGGAGATTGCCCGGTTGGCGTCATTTTTTGGAGTGTCTGAAGATGAGTTTATTCAAAACCACACCCGGCTGCAGGCGGATCGCAAGGGGCTGGCGCTGCTGGAAAAGGAGAACGGGGAATGTGTGTATCTCAACGGCCAGGAATGCGTGATCGAAGCCGTTAAACCGCAACAGTGCCGGGATTTTCCCAATCGCTGGAATTTTCCCGGATTCGAGCAGGTATGCCGGGCAAGAGTGGTGCGGAAAGGGGAATAG